The Enhydrobacter sp. sequence ACCGGCGCCGGCGACAAGGCGTTCGTCTCGGGCGCCGACATCTCGGAGTTCGAGCAGGCGCGTGCCACGCCCGAGCAGGTCGCCCACTACGACAAGATCGGCGAGGTGGCGAACTCCCGTCTGGTGAGGTTCCCCAAGCCGACGATCGCCCGCATCCGCGGCTACTGCGTGGGCGGCGGCGTGGCCATCGCGCTCACCTGCGACATCCGGATCGCCTCGGAGAACGCCAGGTTCGGCGTGCCGGCCGCCAAGCTCGGGCTCGGCTACCGGGCGGCGGGCATCAATGCGCTGATGAATGTCGTGGGCCCGTCCTACGCCAAGGAGATCTTCTACACTGGTCGGCTGTTCAGCGCACAGGAGGCCTTGGCCATGGGGCTGGTCAACCGCGTCGTGCCGGACGCCGAGCTCGACGCCTATGTCGACGACTACTGCAGGCGCATCGGCGAGAACGCACCGCTTACCATGCATGCCGTGAAGCGCACGGTCGAGGAGCTGACGCGGCTCGACGGCAAGCCCGACTTCCACAGCGTGGCGCAACTCGTCGGCGAATGCTTCGCCTCCGAAGACTACGTCGAGGGCCGCCGCGCCTTCATGGAAAAGCGCAAGCCGGTCTTCAAGGGTCGCTGACCGCGTGACCGACCCCTTTCCGGCCATCGCCGAGGCTTCGGCGGGGGGCGAAACGGCGGCGACCTTCGAAGACATCCGCGCGACGATGGGCGTGCGGCGGCGCCGCCGCTCCGAGACCTCGGACGACCATCTGGCGGGCGATCCGCGTCGCCAGGGGAAGCGTTTCCGGGCACAATGGCGCCGTGCCTTCGCCCTGATCGGATGGCAGGAGGGAACATGGACGGTATCCAGCAGCTGCACGATCTGATCGCCTCGGCCAATCGCAT is a genomic window containing:
- a CDS encoding enoyl-CoA hydratase — translated: MISPTSRMIAEKDGPIGRLIFNKPERHNATSSDMWEAIPVILEEFEKDPAIRVMIVTGAGDKAFVSGADISEFEQARATPEQVAHYDKIGEVANSRLVRFPKPTIARIRGYCVGGGVAIALTCDIRIASENARFGVPAAKLGLGYRAAGINALMNVVGPSYAKEIFYTGRLFSAQEALAMGLVNRVVPDAELDAYVDDYCRRIGENAPLTMHAVKRTVEELTRLDGKPDFHSVAQLVGECFASEDYVEGRRAFMEKRKPVFKGR